From Bacillota bacterium, one genomic window encodes:
- a CDS encoding transposase produces VRFYSLNVLDYATHRVAVNVTESKRDDVLAQSLMVSWQRLGMPRYVQLDNQQALRGANRYPRSFGLVIRCCLNLGITPVFIPVSEPWRNPEIEKFNDVWDKTFFRTQRFESLAALRAETISFEAFHNQHYRYSVLSGKTPDESLQASGCSLRLLHETFVPKEPPTSGMVKLIRFIRSDVMLDIFTERFRLDRSVVYEYVTATIYVKEQVLIVDCQGHEVTVIDYKLPWM; encoded by the coding sequence AGTACGCTTCTACAGCCTCAATGTGCTTGATTATGCGACGCATCGCGTGGCCGTGAACGTAACTGAGAGTAAGCGCGACGACGTTCTGGCCCAATCGCTCATGGTAAGTTGGCAACGCCTCGGTATGCCCAGGTACGTGCAGCTTGATAACCAGCAGGCCTTGCGTGGTGCAAATCGTTATCCTAGAAGCTTCGGTCTGGTGATCAGGTGTTGCCTTAACTTAGGCATAACACCGGTATTTATCCCGGTTTCCGAACCGTGGCGCAATCCAGAGATCGAGAAGTTTAACGACGTGTGGGATAAGACCTTCTTTCGTACCCAGCGCTTCGAGAGTTTGGCGGCGCTTCGTGCCGAGACCATAAGCTTTGAGGCCTTTCACAATCAACATTATCGTTATAGCGTTCTGTCGGGTAAAACCCCGGACGAATCGCTGCAGGCTTCGGGCTGTAGTCTTCGACTCCTGCACGAAACCTTTGTACCGAAGGAGCCACCAACTTCCGGGATGGTCAAGCTGATCCGCTTCATCAGGAGCGATGTGATGCTCGACATCTTTACTGAGCGCTTTCGCCTTGATAGAAGTGTCGTGTATGAATACGTGACCGCAACTATATATGTCAAAGAACAAGTTCTTATCGTTGACTGCCAGGGCCACGAGGTCACGGTTATCGACTACAAACTACCCTGGATGTAA
- a CDS encoding transposase yields MPRHARVLSKTQTYHIMLRGNNRKDVFIDDEDKARIVAVISEKQGADRFTVYAYCVMDNHLHLVLREGKDLLSKTLKRIGTSYAYYFNKKYKRVGHVFQDRYRSESVEDDAYLLGVIRYVHLNPEKAGIGSAETYPWSSYHEYFKENASLVAADEILSMFSDNREKAVDDFKKFHQEEPGGLFLDIKDKKRITEENVQLFIGKYLKKRKLEIKDLKLHENKTYRDELIELLRKEFDLSLRRIADVLGINREVVRRAVLKRL; encoded by the coding sequence ATGCCAAGACATGCCAGGGTGTTATCCAAAACACAAACCTATCACATTATGCTGCGGGGAAACAACCGGAAGGATGTTTTTATCGATGATGAAGATAAGGCCAGAATCGTTGCCGTTATTTCGGAGAAACAGGGCGCTGACCGTTTTACGGTCTACGCGTATTGCGTGATGGACAATCACCTGCACTTAGTTCTCAGGGAGGGAAAGGATCTTTTATCAAAGACCTTAAAACGTATCGGGACCAGTTACGCCTACTATTTCAATAAGAAATACAAACGGGTAGGCCATGTATTCCAAGACCGGTACCGGAGCGAAAGCGTTGAGGACGACGCCTATTTACTCGGGGTTATCCGGTACGTTCATTTAAATCCGGAGAAAGCAGGCATAGGCAGCGCGGAGACCTACCCATGGAGCAGTTACCATGAATACTTCAAGGAAAACGCAAGCCTGGTCGCGGCAGACGAGATATTGAGTATGTTCTCCGATAATAGAGAAAAAGCCGTTGACGATTTTAAGAAGTTTCATCAAGAAGAGCCGGGGGGACTCTTCCTCGATATCAAGGACAAAAAACGAATTACCGAGGAGAACGTGCAGTTGTTTATAGGTAAATACCTAAAAAAACGCAAGTTGGAAATAAAGGATTTGAAACTGCACGAGAATAAGACTTACCGGGATGAACTAATAGAATTGCTGCGCAAAGAATTTGACCTGTCATTGAGGCGTATAGCGGATGTGCTGGGAATAAACCGTGAGGTTGTTCGCAGGGCGGTTTTAAAACGGCTTTAG
- a CDS encoding TetR/AcrR family transcriptional regulator, with the protein MNKKEQIITALAELSRTRGFYRVTVDELAAHAGVSKRTIYRHFRSKDEIVEVLLERFMNQMTGKIEQTISSSERPADIFSGVISLVVQHGRSMLNPLVLDDLRRHYPELWKKIERFRAEKIQRNVVELLAGKYEGKGLREIDPRIVGAAFLASVQAVVNPEFILSNNLSFEDTVKQLIGLFMSGIIDDRPSRAAE; encoded by the coding sequence TTGAATAAGAAGGAACAGATTATCACGGCCCTGGCGGAACTGTCCCGCACCAGGGGTTTTTACCGGGTTACCGTGGACGAGTTGGCCGCCCATGCAGGAGTAAGCAAAAGGACCATTTACCGTCACTTTCGGAGCAAGGACGAGATCGTGGAAGTCCTGTTGGAAAGATTCATGAATCAAATGACCGGTAAAATCGAACAGACAATCAGTTCCTCTGAAAGACCGGCCGATATATTCTCCGGGGTGATCAGTCTGGTCGTTCAACACGGCCGCTCCATGTTGAACCCGCTGGTACTGGATGACCTCAGGCGTCACTACCCGGAGTTGTGGAAGAAGATTGAGCGTTTCCGGGCGGAAAAGATCCAGCGGAATGTCGTAGAGTTGCTGGCGGGAAAATACGAGGGAAAAGGTCTGCGGGAAATAGACCCCAGGATCGTGGGGGCGGCTTTCTTGGCTTCCGTACAGGCGGTGGTGAATCCCGAATTTATATTGAGCAACAACCTGTCCTTTGAAGATACGGTTAAACAACTGATCGGGCTTTTCATGTCCGGCATCATTGACGACCGCCCAAGCCGCGCTGCAGAGTAA
- a CDS encoding ABC transporter permease: MSRILAILYKEFLQMRRDRMTLGLVFMLPLVQLLLFGYAIQTEVRHIPTVVFDQSLSPESRDLLNSFSASGYFDITSAAGSYDEVNGTIDSGKAKVGIVFPPDFARSIKRGAPAQVQVIVDASDNMVANQAIAVANSIGLIKSQEILAQKKAIAGPPYDVRVRPWYNPDGITAYYMVPAILGIIVTMTMVMMTSMGIVRERERGTLEQLIVTPVRPYELMIGKILPYIALGYLQITVALLVGVIVFHVPIRGSLLELYLLTLFFITASLGLGILISNVAKTQMQAFQMSFFVFLPSIMLSGFLFPRDAMPQIIYYLGNLIPLTYYLDIIRGIVLKGIGFPYLVGQVASLLVFSLVLLTLSILKFKKRIA, encoded by the coding sequence ATGAGCAGGATACTGGCCATCCTTTACAAGGAATTCCTTCAAATGCGCCGGGACCGGATGACCCTGGGGTTAGTCTTCATGCTTCCGCTGGTGCAGTTGTTGCTTTTCGGGTACGCCATTCAGACCGAGGTGAGGCATATTCCTACGGTGGTCTTCGACCAGTCGCTTTCACCCGAAAGCCGGGATTTGCTGAATTCCTTCAGCGCCTCGGGGTACTTTGACATCACGTCCGCAGCGGGAAGCTACGACGAAGTGAACGGGACCATCGACAGCGGGAAGGCCAAGGTGGGGATCGTATTCCCGCCTGACTTCGCGCGCAGTATCAAACGGGGCGCCCCCGCCCAGGTGCAGGTAATTGTGGACGCCAGCGACAACATGGTGGCCAACCAGGCCATAGCCGTCGCCAACTCCATCGGTTTAATCAAGTCCCAGGAGATCCTGGCCCAAAAGAAAGCCATCGCCGGTCCTCCTTATGACGTCAGGGTACGGCCGTGGTACAACCCGGACGGCATCACCGCTTATTACATGGTGCCGGCCATTTTAGGGATCATCGTCACCATGACCATGGTAATGATGACTTCCATGGGCATCGTGCGGGAGCGGGAAAGGGGTACCCTGGAACAGCTCATCGTAACCCCGGTCAGACCCTACGAGCTGATGATCGGCAAGATCCTGCCTTATATAGCCCTGGGATACCTGCAAATCACCGTGGCGCTGCTGGTGGGGGTAATCGTGTTTCACGTGCCCATCCGGGGAAGCTTGCTGGAGTTGTACCTGCTGACCCTGTTTTTTATCACCGCCTCACTGGGGCTGGGGATCCTGATTTCCAACGTCGCCAAAACCCAGATGCAGGCATTCCAGATGTCCTTCTTTGTCTTTCTGCCCAGCATAATGCTTTCCGGGTTCCTGTTCCCCCGGGACGCCATGCCGCAAATCATATACTATCTCGGCAACCTTATTCCCCTGACTTACTATCTGGATATAATCAGGGGCATAGTGCTGAAAGGCATTGGATTTCCCTACCTGGTGGGGCAGGTCGCCTCGCTGCTGGTATTCTCGCTGGTGCTGCTGACCCTGAGTATATTGAAATTTAAGAAGAGGATTGCGTGA
- a CDS encoding ABC transporter ATP-binding protein has product MEYAVTASELTRAFGSFIAVDRLTLNIRPGEIYGFIGPNGAGKSTAIRMLCGILEPTSGTGTVLGHDLVRETEEIKKRIGYMSQKFSLYEDLTVEENLNFYAGLYSVPRRECKDRVREMTAMAGLTGREHELAANLSGGWKQRLALGCAIISRPAIVFLDEPTSGVSPTSRRMFFNIIQRMAAAGTTVMVTTHFMDEAEYCDKIAFISSGRLMGVDTPDNLKKNVIGGHLVELELSDAMDRINDIERLPYVQECTVHGPLLHVLLESESRRPSLMEFTGAEPRPVTPSLEDVFIALARRKSAADS; this is encoded by the coding sequence ATGGAGTACGCGGTGACTGCCAGTGAACTGACAAGGGCTTTCGGCAGTTTTATCGCCGTGGACCGGTTAACGTTGAATATCAGGCCGGGGGAAATATACGGTTTTATCGGACCCAACGGCGCCGGTAAGTCCACCGCGATCCGGATGCTGTGCGGCATCCTTGAGCCCACCTCCGGTACGGGGACCGTGCTGGGACACGACCTGGTGCGGGAAACCGAGGAAATAAAAAAAAGGATCGGCTACATGTCCCAGAAGTTCAGCCTCTACGAGGACCTGACCGTGGAAGAAAACCTGAATTTTTACGCCGGCCTCTACAGCGTGCCGCGCCGGGAGTGCAAAGACCGGGTGCGGGAAATGACGGCCATGGCCGGGCTGACCGGACGCGAGCACGAGCTGGCGGCCAACCTCAGCGGCGGGTGGAAGCAACGGCTGGCCCTGGGGTGCGCCATTATTTCCCGGCCCGCCATCGTATTCTTGGACGAACCCACCAGCGGGGTCAGTCCCACCAGCCGGCGGATGTTTTTCAACATTATCCAGCGGATGGCCGCCGCGGGTACCACGGTGATGGTGACCACCCATTTCATGGACGAGGCCGAGTACTGTGACAAGATAGCCTTTATTTCTTCAGGACGGCTGATGGGCGTGGATACTCCCGACAACCTGAAGAAAAACGTTATCGGCGGGCACCTGGTGGAACTGGAACTTTCCGATGCCATGGACCGGATTAACGACATCGAAAGACTGCCCTATGTTCAAGAGTGCACCGTGCACGGGCCGCTGCTGCACGTGCTGCTGGAAAGCGAATCCCGCCGGCCGTCACTGATGGAATTCACCGGGGCCGAACCCCGGCCCGTCACACCCTCGCTGGAGGACGTATTCATCGCTCTCGCCCGGCGGAAGTCGGCGGCGGATTCGTGA
- a CDS encoding ABC transporter ATP-binding protein, which produces MIKAVKLTKSFGAVQAVNEVNIHVGKQDIFGLVGPDGAGKTTLMRMVCGLVVPDAGEVRLMGETPGKLERARENLGYMPQRFSLYGDLTVMENINFFGSMYCLDRQTIARRADEILALTGLIDFKNRFADNLSGGMRQKLALTCSLVTRPALLVLDEPTYGVDPEFRKEFWKILYRLNREGMTILVSTPYMDEAELCGVVAFMDRGRVTAVDSPAGLKKSFRSRVLEVRVDVRDPEMFRGLAETLDYSFYGDKYRVVVDDVAAGRQAVERRLADKNAPGAIIREIPPTMEDVFISLAEKEVV; this is translated from the coding sequence ATGATTAAGGCGGTAAAGCTCACTAAGTCCTTCGGCGCCGTCCAGGCGGTTAACGAAGTGAATATCCACGTGGGAAAACAGGATATTTTCGGTCTGGTGGGTCCCGACGGCGCGGGCAAGACCACCCTGATGCGCATGGTGTGCGGGCTTGTGGTCCCCGACGCCGGGGAGGTCAGGCTGATGGGCGAGACGCCGGGCAAATTGGAGCGGGCCCGGGAAAACCTGGGTTACATGCCCCAGCGGTTCAGCCTTTACGGAGACCTGACAGTGATGGAGAACATCAACTTCTTCGGCTCCATGTACTGCCTGGACCGGCAAACAATCGCCCGTAGGGCGGATGAAATACTGGCACTGACCGGCCTGATTGATTTCAAGAACCGGTTTGCCGACAACCTGTCCGGTGGGATGAGACAAAAGCTGGCGCTTACCTGCTCCTTGGTGACCAGGCCGGCCCTCCTGGTGCTGGATGAGCCCACTTACGGCGTGGACCCCGAGTTCCGCAAGGAATTCTGGAAGATCCTGTACCGCCTGAACCGGGAGGGTATGACCATCCTGGTTTCCACCCCCTACATGGACGAGGCGGAACTGTGCGGCGTGGTGGCCTTTATGGACCGGGGCCGGGTGACGGCGGTGGACTCGCCTGCCGGCCTGAAAAAAAGCTTCCGGTCCCGCGTGCTGGAAGTGCGGGTGGATGTCCGGGACCCGGAAATGTTCCGCGGCCTGGCCGAAACGCTGGACTACTCCTTTTATGGGGATAAGTACCGCGTGGTGGTGGATGACGTGGCGGCCGGCCGGCAGGCCGTGGAGCGCCGCCTGGCCGACAAAAACGCCCCCGGCGCGATCATCCGGGAAATACCCCCCACCATGGAAGACGTCTTCATCTCCCTTGCTGAAAAGGAGGTGGTCTGA
- a CDS encoding HlyD family efflux transporter periplasmic adaptor subunit, whose product MKKRVAMVLVVLLLTAGGYWGYLNYLDRDTSAIEATGTVEAVTVDLSAKIQGTLKSVTVKAGDTVSRGQLVAELSRNDLAAQRERDALAVLKAEAALADLQSGARDPEIQEAALALDTAGVNCEQASADYEQAATDYARLESLYEAEAIPQSEYEKAANMLENAANRLKLAENQVEAARARLNLLESGNRPQQINAARVEVERSKAVLKATEAMLDDLKITSPLDGKVLSHNYEEGEYVTPGAPVITVADLSDMWIKVYIPTDDLPHIRLEQRVTFTVSGETRIFSGKVEEIASKGEFTPKTIQTKQERANIVFGVKIRVEDADGVLKPGMPADVVFN is encoded by the coding sequence ATGAAAAAGCGGGTTGCCATGGTGCTGGTGGTTTTACTGCTCACCGCGGGGGGATACTGGGGCTACCTTAACTACCTGGACCGGGACACTTCGGCCATTGAAGCCACCGGTACCGTCGAGGCCGTCACGGTGGACCTGAGCGCCAAAATTCAGGGGACCTTGAAATCCGTTACCGTTAAGGCCGGCGACACCGTGTCCAGGGGGCAACTGGTGGCGGAGCTTTCCCGTAACGACCTGGCGGCTCAGCGGGAGCGGGACGCCCTGGCCGTGTTAAAAGCCGAGGCCGCTCTGGCCGACCTGCAGTCCGGGGCCCGGGACCCGGAGATTCAAGAGGCCGCCCTGGCGCTCGACACGGCCGGAGTGAATTGTGAACAGGCTTCCGCCGATTATGAACAGGCTGCCACCGATTATGCGCGGCTGGAGTCCCTTTATGAGGCGGAGGCCATACCCCAGTCCGAGTACGAAAAGGCGGCCAACATGCTGGAAAACGCGGCCAACAGACTGAAGCTGGCCGAGAACCAGGTCGAGGCGGCCCGGGCCAGGCTGAACCTGTTGGAGTCCGGCAACCGGCCCCAGCAGATTAACGCCGCGCGGGTCGAGGTTGAGCGCAGCAAGGCGGTTTTAAAGGCCACCGAGGCAATGTTGGATGATCTGAAAATCACCTCGCCCCTTGACGGCAAAGTGCTGTCCCATAATTACGAAGAAGGCGAGTACGTCACCCCGGGCGCGCCGGTGATAACCGTTGCCGACCTCTCCGATATGTGGATCAAGGTATATATACCCACCGATGACTTGCCGCACATCAGGCTGGAGCAGCGGGTCACCTTCACCGTAAGCGGCGAAACCAGGATTTTCTCCGGCAAAGTGGAGGAAATCGCCTCCAAAGGGGAATTCACCCCCAAGACCATTCAGACCAAGCAGGAGCGCGCCAATATTGTGTTCGGCGTCAAGATCAGGGTTGAAGACGCCGACGGCGTGCTGAAACCCGGCATGCCCGCAGACGTAGTATTTAACTGA
- a CDS encoding type II toxin-antitoxin system VapC family toxin produces the protein MILVDSCGWLEFLADGPLAEEYTPYFSQREEIVTPSIVIYEATKKISREEGKEKALFIAAQMQQTKLVPFDDRLALVAADVSLRWDLPMADAIVYATGLECGCKVVTSDHHFKELPGTIFTGT, from the coding sequence TTGATTCTCGTAGACTCGTGCGGATGGCTCGAGTTTCTTGCCGACGGTCCGCTTGCAGAGGAATACACACCCTATTTTTCCCAGCGGGAGGAGATCGTCACACCTTCCATCGTCATTTATGAAGCAACCAAAAAGATTTCACGGGAAGAAGGTAAAGAAAAAGCCCTTTTTATCGCCGCCCAAATGCAGCAGACAAAGCTCGTTCCTTTTGACGACCGCTTGGCGCTTGTTGCCGCCGATGTATCTCTTCGGTGGGATCTACCTATGGCCGACGCGATTGTTTACGCTACCGGTCTGGAATGCGGCTGCAAGGTGGTTACCAGCGATCATCACTTTAAAGAATTGCCGGGAACCATCTTTACTGGTACTTAA
- a CDS encoding AbrB/MazE/SpoVT family DNA-binding domain-containing protein translates to MSDVVVSSKYQIVIPAAVRKSLGIKKGQRLHLIIKNGSIKLVPSVRLAEMRGCLRGMSTDVARDEEERF, encoded by the coding sequence ATGTCGGATGTGGTTGTCTCCAGTAAGTACCAAATCGTTATTCCGGCTGCGGTGCGGAAGTCTCTTGGGATCAAGAAAGGGCAGCGCCTGCACCTTATAATCAAAAACGGGAGCATCAAATTGGTTCCGAGCGTCCGTCTTGCCGAAATGCGCGGCTGCCTGCGCGGGATGAGCACAGATGTGGCGCGGGACGAGGAGGAACGGTTTTGA
- a CDS encoding AbrB/MazE/SpoVT family DNA-binding domain-containing protein yields MASTETIRIGKRGTVVIPASLRRAYNLDEGSFLVAEPREEGILLRPGRTYRRFMD; encoded by the coding sequence ATGGCGAGCACCGAAACCATCCGTATAGGCAAACGCGGGACGGTGGTTATTCCCGCTTCACTACGCCGGGCTTATAATCTGGATGAAGGTTCTTTTCTTGTGGCTGAACCGCGCGAAGAGGGCATTTTGCTTCGGCCGGGGCGCACTTATAGAAGGTTTATGGACTGA
- a CDS encoding MFS transporter: MNKKILALLGAGHAVTDVNQGALSMMLAFLQPVLSLNQMQVGLAMLAFNLSSSVIQPLFGMFSDRFRAAWLIPLGCLLAGLGMAFTGFSPNYPFLLIAALISGLGVAAFHPEGSKYTRFASGPRKASGMSVFSVGGNFGFAAGPILATLFFGWKGLAGSAGFFALNGIMALTLLFFLPAVKSAGAGSASPAPATGAVRDAGKNPGMSKVRLIAAVVLLVLVIIMRTWVHFGMVTFLPQYYVHYLHHSERYAAFLTSLFLLAGAFGTITGGPAADRWGLKTVLVTSMALMVPFLYLFTHSSGIWTVLIVALSGFAVISTFAVTIVFGQELLPNNVGLASGLMMGFGVGAGGAGAALLGWVADHWGLPSIFHVMIVFPAIGLFLALFLPGRPAAVMNRSRPAG, from the coding sequence ATGAACAAAAAAATACTCGCCCTCCTGGGCGCGGGCCATGCCGTCACCGACGTCAACCAGGGGGCGCTGTCGATGATGCTGGCGTTTCTGCAGCCTGTACTGAGCTTGAATCAGATGCAGGTAGGCCTGGCGATGCTCGCCTTTAATCTAAGCTCTTCGGTCATCCAACCCTTATTCGGAATGTTCAGCGACCGCTTCCGGGCCGCCTGGCTGATCCCTCTGGGCTGCCTGCTGGCAGGGTTGGGCATGGCTTTTACCGGTTTTAGCCCAAATTACCCGTTCCTGCTGATTGCGGCGTTAATCAGCGGGCTGGGTGTGGCGGCCTTCCACCCCGAAGGCTCGAAATACACCCGTTTTGCCAGCGGTCCGCGCAAGGCCTCGGGCATGTCCGTCTTTTCCGTGGGGGGGAATTTCGGCTTTGCGGCAGGTCCCATACTGGCCACCCTTTTCTTCGGGTGGAAAGGCCTGGCCGGTTCTGCGGGATTTTTTGCCCTGAACGGGATAATGGCGCTTACGCTTCTGTTTTTCCTTCCCGCCGTCAAGTCCGCCGGCGCCGGCTCCGCCTCGCCGGCTCCGGCAACCGGAGCGGTCCGGGATGCAGGAAAAAACCCCGGGATGAGCAAAGTAAGGTTGATTGCCGCTGTTGTCCTTTTGGTGCTGGTTATTATCATGCGGACCTGGGTCCACTTCGGCATGGTCACTTTCTTACCCCAGTACTATGTGCATTACCTTCACCATAGCGAGCGGTATGCCGCCTTCCTCACCTCTTTGTTCCTGCTGGCGGGCGCGTTCGGCACCATTACCGGGGGGCCTGCGGCTGACCGCTGGGGCCTGAAAACCGTGCTCGTTACTTCCATGGCCCTGATGGTTCCGTTTTTGTATCTGTTTACCCACTCAAGCGGGATTTGGACGGTACTGATAGTGGCACTGTCCGGTTTTGCCGTAATATCAACTTTTGCCGTGACCATAGTTTTCGGCCAGGAGCTGCTGCCCAACAATGTCGGACTGGCCTCCGGCCTGATGATGGGCTTCGGCGTCGGCGCGGGCGGGGCGGGGGCGGCTCTTCTGGGCTGGGTTGCCGACCACTGGGGGCTTCCGTCCATATTTCACGTAATGATTGTTTTTCCGGCAATCGGCCTCTTTCTGGCGCTCTTTCTGCCGGGCCGGCCCGCCGCGGTGATGAATCGTTCAAGGCCGGCCGGATAA
- a CDS encoding thermonuclease family protein, which yields MMKQRFLFAVIVSIFVLCGCGTRNETTDRPSNTPQDGPAAQHSTAKRPDSRNAGQQAELPATLVEGIVTRVVDGDTSYIRIAGGLVKKVRFTGIDTPETGHPKTEEPYGKEAAEYTRSRILDRRVWLEVDVQERDRYGRLLAYVWLIPPAEISDAEIRNHLLNADLLLNGYAQMLTMPPNVKYVTYFRRCQTEAREKKRGLHGMDGQASKRDN from the coding sequence ATGATGAAACAGCGCTTTCTTTTTGCAGTCATCGTAAGTATTTTTGTCCTATGCGGCTGCGGCACAAGGAATGAAACGACGGACAGGCCATCAAACACCCCGCAAGACGGGCCGGCCGCACAGCACTCCACGGCGAAGCGGCCTGATTCGCGGAATGCCGGACAGCAGGCTGAACTGCCGGCAACACTGGTTGAGGGTATCGTGACCAGGGTGGTTGACGGCGATACGTCGTACATCAGAATAGCAGGCGGCCTTGTGAAAAAGGTTCGGTTTACCGGGATCGATACCCCGGAGACAGGGCATCCGAAGACGGAGGAACCATACGGGAAAGAAGCGGCAGAATACACCCGTTCACGGATATTGGACCGGCGGGTCTGGCTGGAAGTTGACGTTCAGGAAAGGGACAGATACGGGCGGCTGCTTGCGTACGTTTGGCTGATCCCGCCGGCTGAAATCAGCGACGCAGAAATCCGCAACCACCTGCTAAACGCCGACTTGCTGCTGAACGGGTACGCGCAAATGCTTACAATGCCGCCGAACGTTAAGTACGTCACTTATTTTAGGCGCTGTCAGACCGAGGCGCGCGAAAAGAAGCGCGGCTTGCACGGGATGGACGGGCAGGCCTCCAAACGGGATAATTGA
- a CDS encoding peroxiredoxin, whose translation MSEILSGTCLVREPIPLDQPAADFTAEAYFRGERARIKLSALRDKWVVLFFYTADFTFVUPTELAAVAVRYDKFKKLGAEVLGISTDSVYSHKIFARTSPSAKKVRYPLLSDQTGAVSRCYGAYNPVTGTASRTTVIISPKEQLVKYFCKYPGTVGRNADELIRILEALQFTASTGLGAPAGWQPGDPGIPRDWALVGQI comes from the coding sequence GTGTCCGAAATTCTATCGGGAACCTGTCTGGTCCGGGAGCCGATACCGCTGGACCAGCCGGCCGCCGATTTCACGGCGGAGGCATATTTCCGGGGAGAAAGAGCGCGCATAAAGCTGTCAGCCCTGCGTGACAAGTGGGTGGTGCTGTTCTTTTACACGGCGGACTTTACCTTTGTTTGACCGACGGAACTGGCAGCCGTGGCTGTCCGGTACGACAAATTCAAGAAACTCGGCGCCGAAGTGCTGGGTATCAGCACCGACAGTGTTTACTCCCACAAGATATTTGCGCGAACTTCACCCTCGGCGAAGAAGGTGCGGTATCCCCTGCTTTCCGACCAGACCGGCGCTGTCTCGCGATGCTACGGTGCATATAATCCGGTAACAGGCACCGCGAGCCGCACCACGGTGATTATTTCCCCCAAAGAACAACTGGTGAAGTACTTCTGCAAGTATCCCGGTACGGTAGGAAGAAACGCGGATGAATTAATCCGCATTCTTGAGGCCCTTCAATTCACGGCGTCCACGGGGCTCGGCGCGCCCGCGGGCTGGCAGCCGGGTGATCCGGGCATTCCCAGGGATTGGGCTTTGGTGGGGCAAATATGA